In Procambarus clarkii isolate CNS0578487 chromosome 36, FALCON_Pclarkii_2.0, whole genome shotgun sequence, one DNA window encodes the following:
- the LOC138371743 gene encoding mucin-19-like, which produces MSNNTGGTSGSSYNTVGTSDMSYNTVISSALSFNTVGTSGMSFNTVGTSGMSYNTVVSSGMSFNTMGTSGMSFNTMGTSGMSYNTVVFSGMSFNTVGTSGMSYNTVVSSGMSFNT; this is translated from the coding sequence ATGTCAAATAACACAGGAGGCACAAGTGGCAGTTCATATAATACAGTGGGCACGAGTGACATGTCATATAACACAGTGATCTCCAGTGCTTTGTCATTTAACACAGTGGGCACGAGTGGCATGTCATTTAACACAGTGGGCACGAGTGGCATGTCATATAACACAGTGGTCTCCAGTGGCATGTCATTTAACACAATGGGTACAAGTGGCATGTCATTTAACACAATGGGTACGAGTGGCATGTCATATAACACAGTGGTCTTTAGTGGCATGTCATTTAACACAGTGGGCACAAGTGGCATGTCATATAACACAGTGGTCTCTAGTGGCATGTCATTTAACACATAG